A portion of the Carboxydothermus pertinax genome contains these proteins:
- a CDS encoding carbon starvation CstA family protein: MSALELIIVAALILVLAYRFYGSFLAAKVLTLDEMRKTPAEKYNDGKDYVPMNKWVAFGHHFAAIAGAGPLVGPVLAAQFGYLPGTLWILIGSVLAGAVHDMVVLFASIRHGGKSLSEIAKKEVGPVAGVATGIAVFFLIILTMAGLGLVVVNALFKNPWGVFTIVMTIPIAIFIGLYMHKIRPGKIGEASLIGVILILLAVFLGPYVKESFLAPYLTLSDKTLEILLPIYGFLAAALPVWLLLAPRDYLSSYMKIGTILALALGIIIVNPQIQMPAFTKFIHGGGPIIGGKVWPFISITIACGAISGFHALISSGTTPKMIANERDIKIVGYGAMLTEAFVALMALIAATTLMPGDYFAINTKPEIFQTLNMPVVHLPELSKLVGENVAGRPGGAVSLAVGMANIFSGIPGLRHLMAYWYQFAIMFEALFILTTIDAGTRVARYIAQDLLGMIYEPIKESKSTVLAVVLSAFVSFAWGYLIYGGDIKTIWPVFGVANQTIGVVALSIGTSMILQKSQKRIYALTTFLPMTFLFVTVMDAGITNLTKTYLPQGQMVPAVLVAIMLALAIIVMINSVFKWLSILSKPHQSEVVVEN, translated from the coding sequence GTGAGTGCTTTAGAACTTATCATTGTGGCAGCCCTTATTTTAGTTTTAGCGTACCGTTTTTACGGGAGTTTTTTAGCGGCTAAAGTTTTAACTTTAGATGAAATGCGGAAAACTCCTGCAGAAAAGTACAATGACGGTAAAGATTACGTTCCAATGAACAAATGGGTTGCCTTTGGTCACCACTTTGCGGCGATTGCCGGGGCAGGTCCGCTGGTTGGCCCGGTCTTGGCTGCTCAGTTTGGTTATCTTCCAGGAACGCTGTGGATTTTAATTGGATCGGTTCTAGCTGGAGCCGTCCACGACATGGTAGTGTTATTTGCTTCCATTCGCCACGGTGGCAAAAGTTTGTCGGAAATTGCCAAAAAAGAAGTAGGCCCTGTGGCAGGAGTAGCTACGGGTATTGCGGTATTTTTCCTTATTATTTTAACCATGGCCGGCTTAGGCTTGGTTGTAGTTAATGCTTTGTTTAAAAACCCCTGGGGTGTGTTTACCATTGTAATGACTATACCCATAGCAATATTTATCGGCCTTTATATGCATAAAATACGTCCTGGAAAAATTGGTGAAGCTTCTTTAATTGGAGTTATTTTAATTCTTTTAGCGGTATTCCTTGGACCGTATGTAAAAGAGTCTTTCTTAGCTCCATACTTGACTTTATCGGATAAAACTTTGGAAATTTTGCTTCCCATTTATGGCTTTTTGGCAGCAGCTTTACCGGTATGGCTTTTATTAGCTCCCAGGGATTATTTAAGCTCTTATATGAAAATTGGTACTATTTTGGCTTTGGCGCTTGGAATAATAATTGTTAATCCCCAAATTCAAATGCCTGCCTTTACTAAATTTATTCATGGCGGCGGGCCGATCATTGGCGGAAAGGTATGGCCGTTTATTTCCATCACCATAGCTTGCGGAGCAATCTCCGGTTTCCATGCTTTGATCAGTTCTGGGACCACTCCCAAAATGATAGCTAACGAGAGAGATATTAAGATTGTTGGCTATGGGGCAATGTTAACGGAAGCTTTTGTGGCTTTAATGGCATTAATTGCTGCTACTACTTTAATGCCTGGTGATTATTTTGCCATCAACACCAAACCGGAAATTTTCCAAACTTTAAATATGCCAGTAGTCCACTTACCTGAACTTTCTAAACTGGTTGGGGAAAATGTCGCTGGACGTCCCGGGGGAGCTGTATCTTTAGCTGTCGGCATGGCCAATATTTTCTCCGGCATTCCTGGACTGCGCCACTTAATGGCTTACTGGTATCAATTTGCCATCATGTTTGAAGCTTTATTCATCCTGACTACCATTGATGCTGGTACCCGGGTGGCCAGATATATTGCTCAGGATTTGTTGGGGATGATTTATGAACCAATTAAAGAAAGCAAATCAACCGTTTTAGCTGTTGTTTTAAGCGCCTTTGTATCCTTTGCCTGGGGCTATTTGATTTATGGTGGTGATATTAAAACTATCTGGCCGGTGTTTGGTGTCGCTAACCAGACTATTGGTGTGGTAGCCCTGTCGATAGGAACTTCAATGATATTGCAAAAGAGCCAAAAACGCATTTATGCTCTAACGACCTTTTTACCGATGACCTTTCTTTTTGTGACGGTAATGGACGCTGGAATTACAAACCTTACTAAAACTTATCTCCCGCAGGGTCAAATGGTACCGGCAGTTTTAGTAGCAATAATGTTAGCTCTGGCTATTATTGTAATGATTAATTCCGTTTTCAAATGGCTCAGTATTTTAAGTAAGCCCCATCAGTCCGAAGTGGTTGTGGAAAATTAA
- a CDS encoding LytR/AlgR family response regulator transcription factor, giving the protein MITAVVVDDEPLARQELKYLLEETERVEVIGEADSGEELFEVLKYRQPDVVFLDIEMYGLNGLDIALELLKEKDPPLIVFATAYDQYAVKAFELNALDYLLKPFSAERVKLTLEKIEEKLRNKEKYSQKMWNSLQAIAPSQKVFIQTADKILPLKREEIYFVEAQGRYAKIRLKSTWIFCRHSLSELEEILGEKNFIKVHKSFLVNFEQIKEIIPVFGGGIILRMGDEGASEVPVGRTFLKSFKEKIGLNL; this is encoded by the coding sequence ATGATTACAGCGGTTGTAGTGGATGATGAGCCTTTAGCCCGGCAGGAACTAAAGTACTTATTAGAGGAAACTGAAAGAGTTGAAGTTATTGGGGAAGCGGATTCGGGTGAAGAGCTTTTTGAGGTTTTAAAATATCGTCAACCGGATGTGGTTTTTTTGGATATTGAAATGTATGGGTTAAACGGTTTAGATATAGCGTTAGAGCTTTTAAAGGAGAAAGACCCGCCGTTAATTGTCTTTGCTACTGCTTATGATCAATATGCAGTAAAAGCTTTTGAGTTAAATGCTTTAGATTACCTATTAAAACCGTTTTCTGCAGAACGGGTAAAGTTGACTTTAGAAAAAATCGAAGAAAAGTTAAGAAATAAAGAAAAATACAGCCAGAAAATGTGGAATAGTCTACAAGCAATTGCCCCTTCGCAAAAGGTGTTTATCCAAACTGCCGATAAAATTTTGCCCCTTAAAAGAGAGGAGATATATTTTGTAGAAGCTCAAGGGCGTTATGCAAAAATAAGGCTAAAAAGTACTTGGATTTTCTGTAGGCATTCCCTCTCAGAATTAGAAGAAATACTTGGAGAAAAAAATTTTATAAAAGTGCACAAAAGCTTTTTGGTAAATTTTGAACAAATTAAAGAAATCATTCCGGTATTTGGAGGCGGGATTATTTTACGGATGGGGGATGAAGGAGCCAGTGAAGTGCCGGTGGGTAGGACTTTTCTAAAAAGCTTTAAAGAAAAGATTGGTTTAAACCTGTAA
- a CDS encoding sensor histidine kinase, translating into MSELFINLIERLSVIITLAFFISKTKLFRNVIKQDLTLRQKIGLIIGFGLFGIIGTYWGIPIKGAIANSRVVGPAIAGIIGGPTIGLLAGLIAGVHRAWLGGFTAVACGISTTVEGLIAGILARRFPEKRFNVAFGILTGMSIETLQMIIILLLARPFDDAFSLVKIIGLPMILVNGIGIGVFLLILESTVKEKEHIGAVYAEKALNIANLTLPILREGLNMKTAAEVARIILNKTDADAVALTDKSIILAHVGSGEDHHLSGTSIKTTATAKALNNGVLTVVLNKEAIGCSNSGCKLASAVIAPLFIKNEVVGALKLYYNKPDKIGEFTIIFIEGLSRLISTQLELSMLESQAKLLARAELKALQAQINPHFLFNSLNTIVALCRINPDQARELIIKLSEYFRRNLREWEPLIPLAEELKNVELYLTFEKARFSNKLLVDLNIDDKVKEVLVPPFAVETLVENAVKHGILPKKGGLIQINAKLQDKKAVIEVVDNGIGLSEDAKIGVGLSNLKERLRNLFREEGQFYLSSKEDGGTISRLIIPLLSKEALR; encoded by the coding sequence ATGAGTGAACTTTTTATAAACCTGATTGAAAGGTTAAGTGTAATTATTACACTAGCCTTTTTTATTTCAAAAACCAAACTTTTTCGTAACGTTATCAAGCAGGATTTAACTTTAAGGCAAAAAATTGGCTTAATAATTGGTTTTGGCCTTTTTGGGATTATCGGGACTTATTGGGGGATACCAATTAAAGGGGCTATTGCCAACTCCCGAGTAGTAGGGCCTGCTATTGCCGGGATAATAGGAGGACCTACCATAGGTTTACTGGCAGGTTTAATTGCTGGGGTACACCGGGCCTGGTTGGGCGGCTTTACGGCGGTGGCTTGTGGTATTTCAACAACTGTTGAGGGATTAATTGCTGGAATCCTGGCTCGGCGTTTCCCGGAAAAGAGGTTTAATGTAGCTTTTGGTATTTTAACCGGTATGTCTATTGAAACGTTACAAATGATTATTATATTACTTCTAGCACGGCCCTTTGATGATGCTTTTAGTTTAGTAAAAATAATTGGCTTACCCATGATTTTGGTTAATGGTATAGGGATTGGGGTTTTTCTTTTGATTTTAGAAAGTACAGTAAAAGAAAAAGAGCATATTGGAGCCGTTTATGCGGAAAAAGCTTTAAATATTGCAAATTTAACCTTACCAATTTTAAGGGAAGGTTTAAATATGAAAACTGCTGCTGAGGTTGCCAGGATTATTTTAAATAAAACCGATGCTGATGCTGTGGCGCTTACCGATAAGAGCATAATTTTAGCCCATGTGGGTAGTGGGGAAGATCACCATTTAAGTGGTACATCAATTAAAACCACTGCTACCGCCAAAGCATTAAATAACGGGGTGCTAACGGTGGTCTTAAATAAGGAAGCTATAGGCTGCAGTAACTCCGGTTGTAAATTAGCTTCAGCGGTAATTGCTCCTTTGTTTATAAAAAATGAAGTAGTGGGGGCATTAAAACTTTATTACAACAAGCCGGATAAAATTGGCGAATTTACCATTATATTTATTGAAGGATTATCGCGTTTAATTTCCACTCAACTGGAATTATCGATGCTGGAAAGTCAGGCGAAGCTATTAGCAAGGGCTGAATTAAAGGCCCTGCAGGCCCAAATAAATCCCCATTTTTTATTTAATTCTCTAAATACGATTGTAGCTCTTTGCCGGATAAATCCCGATCAAGCCCGCGAATTAATAATAAAGCTTAGTGAATATTTCCGGCGGAATTTAAGGGAATGGGAACCTTTAATACCCTTAGCTGAGGAGCTAAAAAATGTAGAATTGTATCTTACCTTTGAAAAAGCTCGGTTTTCCAATAAGCTATTGGTGGATTTAAATATTGATGATAAAGTAAAAGAAGTTTTGGTACCTCCTTTTGCCGTGGAAACTTTAGTAGAAAATGCTGTGAAACATGGGATTTTACCGAAAAAGGGTGGATTAATTCAAATAAATGCTAAACTTCAGGATAAAAAAGCGGTTATTGAGGTAGTAGATAATGGCATCGGGCTTAGTGAAGATGCAAAAATTGGAGTTGGGCTTTCTAATCTTAAAGAACGACTAAGGAATCTTTTTCGGGAGGAAGGTCAATTTTATTTATCTTCCAAAGAAGATGGGGGAACGATTTCAAGATTAATAATTCCGCTTTTAAGTAAGGAGGCTTTAAGATGA
- a CDS encoding RCKP-type rubredoxin-like domain-containing protein has translation MAVFVCEKCGYEKETRCKPKKCPQCGESNTFKKKEA, from the coding sequence ATGGCGGTATTTGTTTGCGAAAAATGCGGTTACGAAAAAGAAACCCGGTGTAAGCCAAAAAAATGCCCTCAGTGCGGGGAAAGCAATACTTTTAAGAAAAAAGAAGCATAA